Sequence from the Bacillota bacterium genome:
TTGTTATTATAATATTCTAGGGAATGCATTAAAGCCATATAGAATTTTTCGTTTTATTTTTTATTTTGTAATGGTTGGACTTACTTTCTTTTTTTCACGTGAAATTAGAAACTATATATTAGCAAAACATATTTCATCATTGCTGGCATTATTTATATATTTAATAGTTTACATTATTTTATATACATTTGGAACTCGCTTAATATATAAGTTATTCGGCGGTCAAAGAAAAGGACGTGGGCACGACGATGATATATCTGCAAATAAATTGCCTTAAAAAGCCTCTAGATGTTGACAGTATGGTTTTCTGGCGGGCAGACGATAAAAATAACAGGCAGACAAAGAACATGCGCCCTGACGTATGTAAGCAGGGCGCATGTTGGTTAGTTATTGTGTAACCGCTTTTGCGGTGCATGTGCTTTTTTAAACAGTCTAGGAGCGGGAATGATTTCCCGCTCTTTTAATTTAAAACGCCGAAAGGATGCGATACAGTATCACGGCAAGTTCTGCTCGGGTGATGGAGCCGCTTGGATTGAGCTTATTGTCTGTGCCGATTATGACGCCAGCCTTCACGAGATCCGCCGCCGCGTCTCTCGCATAGGCGGATATGCTTGAATTATCGGTGAAACCGCGGAGGTCGCTTTCACTGCCGTCGGCGATGTCTATATTTGCGACGTCGAGCGTGCGCTTTACAAGCACCATGGCATCCTGCCTTGTCAGAGTTGCCATCGGGTTAAACTTTCCGCCGCTGCCCTGACTTATGCCAAGCTTTTCGGATATTGCGATCGCATCATAATAATAACTGCCCTTTGCAACGTCGGTAAAGCTGCATTTTGCGTCTGTGGCGGTGAGGCTGAATGCACGAACGAGCATCAAAACGAAATCGCCGCGGCGTATATTGCTGCCAGGACTGAAGATGTCC
This genomic interval carries:
- a CDS encoding S-layer homology domain-containing protein, with product MSSGSFSGTVPLNYTALSQNGTSYSGTVYITVSGSVSAYFDDVTQNYVWAADAIDYLYKHSVVSGTDTDIFSPGSNIRRGDFVLMLVRAFSLTATDAKCSFTDVAKGSYYYDAIAISEKLGISQGSGGKFNPMATLTRQDAMVLVKRTLDVANIDIADGSESDLRGFTDNSSISAYARDAAADLVKAGVIIGTDNKLNPSGSITRAELAVILYRILSAF